One genomic window of Solanum stenotomum isolate F172 chromosome 9, ASM1918654v1, whole genome shotgun sequence includes the following:
- the LOC125876819 gene encoding MLP-like protein 34, whose protein sequence is MGLKSVLSAKIEVKANKDVFHDVFIHKPHHVSTMCPMHIQDCELLEGVFGPVGSKISWTYKHEGKEMISKQIIEAIDEEKQMTTFKEYEGDIVNKYENFKATFHIDAKDDTDLVCWTIEYERPNEDLPELISLMEFIVSLIKAVDDHHVNMN, encoded by the exons ATGGGTCTAAAGTCAGTGTTGAGTGCCAAAATAGAAGTGAAGGCTAACAAGGATGTGTTTCATGATGTCTTTATACATAAACCACACCATGTCTCTACTATGTGCCCTATGCATATTCAAGATTGTGAACTTCTTGAAGGTGTCTTTGGACCCGTTGGCTCCAAAATTTCATGGACATACAAACATg AAGGGAAAGAGATGATTTCGAAGCAGATAATTGAAGCTATTGATGAGGAAAAACAGATGACCACATTTAAAGAATATGAAGGAGAtatagtgaataaatatgaaaatttcaagGCAACATTTCATATCGATGCGAAAGACGATACGGATTTGGTGTGTTGGACAATAGAATATGAAAGGCCAAATGAAGATCTGCCTGAACTAATAAGTTTGATGGAATTTATTGTTAGTCTCATCAAAGCTGTTGATGATCACCATGTCAACATGAATTGA